One Sanguibacter keddieii DSM 10542 genomic window carries:
- a CDS encoding CCA tRNA nucleotidyltransferase — translation MAPEAVDLGEVFAAAGHELALVGGPVRDAFLGRSSADLDFATSARPDETLRLLAAWGDAHWDIGKEFGTIGAKRFARGGAPEVVVEVTTYRTDEYDPASRKPLVVFGDTLDGDLSRRDFTVNAMAVRLPDLTFVDPHDGLTDLAREVLRTPIEAARSFDDDPLRMMRAARFAAQLGFDVDPEADRAVRDMADRISIVSAERVRDELSKLLVSQHPRKGLHVLVETGLADHVLPELVGMKQAVDEHNRHKDVYEHSLTVLDQAIDLETDADGAVPGPDFVLRLAALLHDIGKPATRRFESNGTVSFHHHEIVGAKLTAKRLRALRFDKETVSQVSRLVELHLRFHGYGDGAWTDSAVRRYVTDAGPLLERLHRLTRADCTTRNKRKAQRLSDAYDDLESRIEVLRGEEELASIRPDLDGQQIMDALSLTPGPEVGQAYRFLMELRLDRGPLGPDAARDELVRWWPTRDQQA, via the coding sequence ATGGCCCCCGAGGCGGTCGACCTCGGCGAGGTGTTCGCCGCCGCCGGCCACGAGCTCGCACTCGTCGGCGGACCCGTCCGTGACGCGTTCCTCGGCCGCTCGAGCGCCGACCTGGACTTCGCGACGTCGGCCCGCCCGGACGAGACTCTCCGCCTGCTCGCCGCCTGGGGCGACGCGCACTGGGACATCGGCAAGGAGTTCGGGACCATCGGCGCGAAGAGGTTCGCGCGCGGCGGGGCCCCCGAGGTGGTCGTCGAGGTCACCACCTACCGGACCGACGAGTACGACCCGGCGTCGCGCAAGCCGCTCGTCGTGTTCGGCGACACGCTCGACGGCGACCTGTCCCGTCGGGACTTCACCGTCAACGCCATGGCCGTGCGCCTGCCCGACCTCACCTTCGTCGACCCGCACGACGGCCTCACGGACCTCGCCCGCGAGGTGCTCCGCACCCCGATCGAGGCGGCACGGTCCTTCGACGACGACCCCCTGCGCATGATGCGGGCCGCCCGCTTCGCCGCGCAGCTCGGGTTCGACGTCGACCCGGAGGCCGACCGCGCCGTGCGGGACATGGCCGACCGCATCAGCATCGTCTCCGCCGAGCGGGTCCGCGACGAGCTGTCCAAGCTGCTCGTCTCCCAGCACCCCCGCAAGGGTCTGCACGTCCTCGTCGAGACAGGGCTGGCCGACCACGTCCTGCCCGAGCTCGTCGGCATGAAGCAGGCCGTCGACGAGCACAACCGGCACAAGGACGTCTACGAGCACTCCCTCACCGTCCTCGACCAGGCGATCGACCTGGAGACCGACGCCGACGGCGCCGTCCCCGGGCCGGACTTCGTGCTGCGCCTCGCCGCGCTGCTCCACGACATCGGCAAGCCCGCGACCCGCAGGTTCGAGAGCAACGGCACGGTGAGCTTCCACCACCACGAGATCGTCGGGGCCAAGCTCACCGCGAAGCGCCTGCGAGCCCTGCGCTTCGACAAGGAGACCGTCTCGCAGGTCTCGCGGCTCGTCGAGCTGCACCTGCGGTTCCACGGCTACGGCGACGGCGCGTGGACCGACTCCGCCGTGCGCCGCTACGTCACCGACGCCGGGCCGCTCCTCGAGCGCCTGCACCGGCTCACCCGGGCGGACTGCACCACGCGCAACAAGCGCAAGGCGCAGCGGCTCTCCGACGCCTACGACGACCTCGAGTCCCGCATCGAGGTCCTCCGCGGCGAGGAAGAGCTCGCGTCCATCCGCCCCGACCTCGACGGGCAGCAGATCATGGACGCCCTGTCGCTCACGCCCGGGCCCGAGGTCGGC
- a CDS encoding NUDIX hydrolase — protein sequence MSSAAHSEGRSPVPAPPGGHPLRIDPQAARRASSSVAPSSHQSSDLPVVEETSAGGLVVAVLDGAFHAAVIARRNRAGRLEWCLPKGHLEGVETAEEAAIREITEETGIVGTIQRRLGVIDYWFTGDDRRVHKVVHHFLLEAVGGYLTVEGDPDSEAEDVAWVAFTALSATLSYPNERRLAAAAFEILRDAQGGPQAHTPPPWPR from the coding sequence ATGTCCAGCGCAGCGCACTCCGAGGGCCGCTCTCCGGTCCCCGCGCCGCCAGGAGGCCATCCTCTGCGGATCGACCCGCAGGCAGCCCGGCGCGCGAGCAGCTCTGTCGCGCCCTCGTCGCACCAGTCCTCCGACCTACCGGTCGTCGAGGAGACGTCTGCGGGCGGCCTGGTGGTGGCCGTCCTGGACGGTGCGTTCCATGCCGCGGTGATCGCCCGGCGCAACCGTGCGGGCCGTCTCGAGTGGTGCCTGCCCAAGGGGCACCTCGAGGGCGTGGAGACGGCCGAGGAGGCCGCGATCCGCGAGATCACCGAGGAGACCGGGATCGTCGGGACCATCCAGCGGCGCCTCGGGGTCATCGACTACTGGTTCACCGGGGACGACCGCCGGGTCCACAAGGTGGTCCACCACTTCTTGCTCGAGGCGGTCGGCGGGTACCTCACGGTCGAGGGAGACCCCGACTCCGAGGCGGAGGACGTCGCCTGGGTGGCGTTCACCGCGCTCTCGGCCACGCTGAGCTACCCGAACGAGCGGCGGCTCGCCGCGGCGGCGTTCGAGATCCTGCGGGACGCCCAGGGCGGCCCGCAGGCGCACACCCCACCGCCATGGCCGCGCTAG
- a CDS encoding DUF6049 family protein: protein MAALGGWVRGAQARPSGVLGLLTALVLACVLLGSAAPATATVLPATTTPSPSPSTPPTDSAPVPATEPTAAPAVRLMTMSPEVVRPGDTMTVRAEVTNTTGETLTSPVATLTVSKYRFSTRDRLAAWADQGLTAPFGTVLESVDVPADLAPGDSAVVDFSVEADSMGLLTSLDFWGPRGIAVTLAGNGTSPATVDPVGTLRTFVLWFPVEDSEVTPVGTSVLVPVVGPAVDPLDPASAEASLEAATSSDGRLTQVLASTEGVDDVAWAVDPALVPETDGTPSADDTEGADDAGATADADSTDSPDDAEAGVDDAAGELSARIVDGAAGREVFALPHRDQDVTAYAAAGLPAPTQPALVGATSTWRTDLAWPEEAAPDAATLATVAAAGASTVVTAPGSLSPSTALSYTPTGRTTVPTASGDVAALVPDTVLSAQLTAPTDASPAAARQRLLAETAVVSRERPAEARQLVITVPRDWAPEPAVARAQLEALGSAPWTRLRPVSTILGAEAAEVDRTGPAEAPAAEGTISAAQLSELDGALEDIRSFAQVVPDQTALTAPVEDAVRAATSVAWRVDPAGRSTAVADVVTHVDATRASVSVVTARNFNIISTGSQIPVQVVNDLDQPVTLKIALDPDDPRLVAEKSVTVTIGPGEEVREQIPVRAVGSGDVTVTAQIMALDGTVLGSAESFEVRVRADWENMGTAVVAGLLVVLLGAGIWRTVHRGRSDRRVSADAVGLVEPADDAQHAEGHDR, encoded by the coding sequence ATGGCCGCGCTAGGCGGCTGGGTCCGGGGCGCGCAGGCTCGCCCGTCCGGGGTCCTCGGCCTCCTGACGGCGCTGGTCCTCGCCTGCGTCCTGCTCGGGAGCGCGGCGCCGGCGACGGCGACGGTCCTGCCCGCCACGACCACCCCCTCACCCTCGCCGTCCACACCGCCGACGGACAGCGCGCCCGTGCCGGCGACCGAGCCGACCGCGGCTCCCGCGGTCCGGCTCATGACGATGAGCCCCGAGGTCGTCCGACCGGGCGACACCATGACGGTGCGCGCGGAGGTCACCAACACCACCGGCGAGACGCTGACCTCCCCCGTCGCGACGCTGACGGTGTCCAAGTACCGCTTCAGCACCCGCGACAGGCTCGCGGCCTGGGCCGACCAGGGGCTCACCGCACCCTTCGGGACCGTGCTCGAGTCCGTCGACGTCCCGGCAGACCTCGCGCCGGGCGACTCGGCGGTCGTGGACTTCTCCGTCGAGGCCGACTCGATGGGGCTGCTCACCAGCCTCGACTTCTGGGGGCCGCGCGGCATCGCCGTGACGCTCGCCGGGAACGGCACGTCCCCGGCGACCGTCGACCCCGTCGGCACGCTGCGCACCTTCGTCCTGTGGTTCCCCGTCGAGGACTCCGAGGTCACCCCGGTCGGCACGAGCGTCCTCGTGCCCGTCGTCGGCCCTGCCGTCGACCCCCTCGACCCCGCTTCCGCGGAGGCGTCGCTCGAGGCTGCCACCTCGTCGGACGGGCGCCTCACCCAGGTGCTGGCCAGCACCGAGGGCGTCGACGACGTCGCCTGGGCGGTCGACCCGGCGCTCGTCCCGGAGACCGACGGCACCCCGAGCGCCGACGACACCGAAGGCGCTGACGACGCCGGGGCCACAGCCGACGCAGACAGCACCGACAGCCCTGACGACGCAGAGGCAGGGGTCGACGACGCCGCCGGGGAGCTCTCGGCGCGCATCGTCGACGGGGCGGCCGGACGCGAGGTGTTCGCGCTGCCGCACCGCGACCAGGACGTCACGGCCTACGCGGCTGCCGGGCTGCCGGCACCGACGCAGCCCGCTCTCGTCGGTGCCACCTCCACGTGGCGCACCGACCTGGCCTGGCCCGAAGAGGCCGCACCTGACGCCGCCACCCTCGCCACGGTCGCCGCCGCCGGGGCGAGCACCGTCGTCACCGCGCCCGGCTCGCTCAGCCCGTCGACCGCGCTGAGCTACACGCCGACGGGCCGCACGACCGTCCCGACCGCGTCGGGCGACGTGGCCGCCCTGGTGCCCGACACCGTGCTGAGCGCGCAGCTCACCGCCCCCACGGACGCCTCGCCGGCGGCTGCGCGCCAGCGGCTCCTCGCCGAGACCGCCGTCGTCTCTCGCGAGCGCCCGGCCGAGGCGCGACAGCTCGTCATCACCGTGCCGCGCGACTGGGCCCCCGAGCCCGCGGTCGCCCGTGCCCAGCTCGAGGCCCTCGGCTCGGCTCCGTGGACCAGGCTGCGACCGGTCTCGACGATCCTCGGCGCCGAGGCGGCCGAGGTCGACCGCACCGGACCGGCCGAGGCCCCCGCGGCCGAGGGCACCATCAGCGCTGCCCAGCTGTCCGAGCTCGACGGCGCCCTCGAGGACATCCGCAGCTTCGCGCAGGTGGTCCCGGACCAGACCGCGCTGACCGCACCGGTCGAGGACGCCGTCCGCGCCGCGACGTCCGTCGCCTGGCGCGTCGACCCCGCAGGACGGAGCACCGCCGTGGCGGACGTCGTCACGCACGTCGACGCCACCCGCGCATCGGTGTCGGTCGTCACCGCCCGGAACTTCAACATCATCAGCACCGGGAGCCAGATCCCCGTCCAGGTGGTCAACGACCTCGACCAGCCCGTCACGCTCAAGATCGCCCTCGACCCGGACGACCCCCGGCTCGTCGCCGAGAAGTCCGTCACCGTGACGATCGGTCCGGGCGAAGAGGTGCGCGAGCAGATCCCGGTCCGCGCCGTCGGCAGCGGCGACGTCACGGTCACCGCCCAGATCATGGCCCTCGACGGCACGGTGCTCGGGAGCGCCGAGTCCTTCGAGGTGAGGGTGCGCGCCGACTGGGAGAACATGGGCACCGCCGTCGTGGCCGGCCTGCTCGTGGTGCTGCTCGGGGCCGGCATCTGGCGTACCGTCCATCGTGGACGCTCGGACCGCCGGGTGTCCGCCGACGCCGTCGGGCTCGTGGAGCCCGCGGACGACGCACAGCACGCCGAAGGACACGACCGATGA
- the murJ gene encoding murein biosynthesis integral membrane protein MurJ — protein MTQPATKASSVGHSSIVMASGTAVSRGLGLVRNILLVAVVGGATGPIADAFDIANKIPNILFAVIAGGMLNAVIVPQVVRAYRSPDGQEYLDKLLTLAGSVLLVITLVCTMGASVAVALYTDSSWTSAQVALAVSFAFWCIPQLFFYGLYTLLGQVLNARGQFGPFMWAPVVNNIISIVGLSVFLLVFGSVLLEDPATGARLSTDVVVDSWSTTQVTVLGAVTTLGVVGQALILVVPLWRSGFRWRPRFGFRGAGLGSVGRVGMWTFAAVLLDQVAVLVTSNITSGAPLAAAADGVAEASVAGNGAYTQALMIYLLPHSLITVSIATALFTGMSAAAAGGDVAKVREIVSRGMRVIGVFTIFATAVFIVLSRPVVKIIVPTLNADSVVAVGNVLAAMSLGLAPLGAMVLMKWVYFAFEDGRTVFLIQIPVTVVLVAGAGAVWLLAPGQWWAVGAALAMSASNLVAVLLRVRGMRDRLDGLDLARIVRLHVQLVVSAVLAALTGWLVLHVWGFAPGDTWLRAVWVTLLVLTTMTSVYVLSLRIMGVQELTSLAAPFRRFLPRRFST, from the coding sequence ATGACCCAGCCCGCCACCAAGGCCTCGTCGGTCGGCCACAGCTCGATCGTCATGGCGTCGGGCACCGCGGTCTCCCGCGGCCTCGGCCTCGTGCGCAACATCCTGCTGGTGGCCGTGGTCGGCGGAGCGACCGGGCCGATCGCGGACGCCTTCGACATCGCGAACAAGATCCCCAACATCCTCTTCGCGGTCATCGCGGGCGGCATGCTCAACGCGGTCATCGTGCCTCAGGTGGTGCGGGCCTACAGGTCCCCGGACGGCCAGGAGTACCTCGACAAGCTGCTCACCCTCGCCGGGTCCGTGCTGCTCGTCATCACCCTCGTGTGCACGATGGGCGCGAGCGTGGCGGTCGCGCTCTACACCGACTCGAGCTGGACGTCCGCGCAGGTCGCGCTGGCGGTGTCCTTCGCCTTCTGGTGCATCCCGCAGCTCTTCTTCTACGGCCTCTACACGCTGCTCGGCCAGGTGCTCAACGCACGCGGCCAGTTCGGCCCGTTCATGTGGGCCCCGGTCGTCAACAACATCATCTCGATCGTCGGCCTCTCGGTGTTCCTGCTGGTCTTCGGCTCGGTGCTGCTGGAGGACCCGGCCACCGGCGCGCGCCTGTCCACCGACGTGGTCGTCGACTCGTGGTCGACCACGCAGGTCACGGTCCTCGGCGCCGTCACGACCCTCGGGGTCGTCGGCCAGGCGCTCATCCTCGTCGTCCCGCTCTGGCGCTCCGGCTTCCGCTGGCGTCCGCGGTTCGGGTTCCGCGGTGCCGGCCTCGGCTCGGTCGGCCGCGTGGGCATGTGGACCTTCGCTGCCGTGCTGCTCGACCAGGTCGCGGTGCTGGTGACCTCGAACATCACCTCGGGAGCGCCGCTGGCGGCCGCCGCGGACGGCGTCGCCGAGGCCTCGGTCGCCGGTAACGGCGCCTACACCCAGGCGCTGATGATCTACCTCCTGCCGCACTCGCTCATCACCGTGTCGATCGCCACGGCGCTGTTCACCGGGATGAGCGCCGCAGCCGCCGGCGGCGACGTCGCCAAGGTCCGCGAGATCGTGTCGCGCGGCATGCGCGTCATCGGGGTGTTCACGATCTTCGCGACCGCGGTCTTCATCGTGCTGTCGCGACCGGTCGTGAAGATCATCGTCCCGACGCTCAACGCGGACTCGGTCGTCGCCGTGGGCAACGTGCTCGCCGCCATGTCCCTGGGGCTCGCGCCCCTCGGCGCGATGGTCCTCATGAAGTGGGTCTACTTCGCCTTCGAGGACGGCCGCACCGTGTTCCTCATCCAGATCCCGGTAACCGTCGTCCTGGTGGCCGGGGCCGGTGCCGTCTGGCTCCTCGCACCGGGCCAGTGGTGGGCCGTCGGCGCGGCGCTGGCGATGTCGGCGTCGAACCTCGTCGCCGTCCTGCTCCGGGTGCGCGGGATGCGCGACCGGCTCGATGGGCTCGACCTCGCGCGCATCGTGCGGCTGCACGTCCAGCTCGTGGTCTCCGCCGTGCTGGCTGCCCTCACCGGCTGGCTCGTCCTGCACGTGTGGGGCTTCGCGCCCGGCGACACGTGGCTGCGCGCGGTCTGGGTGACTCTGCTCGTCCTGACGACCATGACCTCGGTGTACGTGCTCTCGCTGCGCATCATGGGCGTCCAGGAGCTCACCAGCCTCGCCGCACCGTTCCGTCGCTTCCTCCCCCGCCGATTCTCCACATGA
- the trxB gene encoding thioredoxin-disulfide reductase: MTAQTTPTHELIIVGSGPAGYTAAVYAARAGLAPLVLAGSITAGGALMNTTEVENFPGFVDGIMGPELMENMQKQAERFGAQIEWDDAVSLELDGPLKVVTTGNGDVFSARAVILATGSAYRELGLDDEKRLSGRGVSWCATCDGFFFRDQEIVVVGGGDSAVEEATFLTRFASKVTMVHRRDALRASKIMAERAEADPKIEFAWNSEVVGIHGADKVEGVRLRDTLTGEERDVAAGGLFVAIGHDPRTELVKEQVTLDAEGYIEVQGRSTRTNLEGVFACGDAVDHTYRQAITAAGSGCAAALDAQHYLADLVGAQDSPTELVEAVEALEAR; encoded by the coding sequence GTGACCGCACAGACCACCCCCACGCACGAGCTCATCATCGTCGGGTCCGGTCCGGCCGGGTACACCGCCGCGGTCTACGCCGCCCGCGCCGGCCTCGCCCCGCTCGTCCTCGCCGGGTCCATCACGGCCGGTGGTGCGCTGATGAACACCACCGAGGTCGAGAACTTCCCCGGGTTCGTCGACGGGATCATGGGCCCCGAGCTCATGGAGAACATGCAGAAGCAGGCCGAGCGCTTCGGTGCCCAGATCGAGTGGGACGACGCCGTGTCCCTCGAGCTCGACGGACCGCTCAAGGTCGTCACGACCGGCAACGGTGACGTCTTCTCGGCCCGCGCCGTGATCCTCGCGACCGGCTCCGCGTACCGCGAGCTGGGCCTCGACGACGAGAAGCGCCTGTCGGGCCGCGGCGTCTCGTGGTGCGCCACCTGCGACGGGTTCTTCTTCCGCGACCAGGAGATCGTGGTCGTCGGAGGCGGCGACTCCGCGGTCGAGGAGGCCACCTTCCTCACCCGCTTCGCGTCCAAGGTGACGATGGTCCACCGTCGCGACGCCCTGCGTGCCTCGAAGATCATGGCCGAGCGCGCCGAGGCCGACCCCAAGATCGAGTTCGCCTGGAACTCCGAGGTCGTCGGGATCCACGGGGCCGACAAGGTCGAGGGCGTCCGCCTGCGCGACACCCTCACGGGCGAGGAGCGCGACGTGGCCGCCGGCGGTCTCTTCGTGGCGATCGGCCACGACCCGCGCACCGAGCTGGTCAAGGAGCAGGTGACGCTCGACGCCGAGGGCTACATCGAGGTCCAGGGGCGCTCGACCCGCACCAACCTCGAGGGTGTCTTCGCCTGCGGCGACGCCGTCGACCACACCTACCGCCAGGCGATCACCGCTGCAGGCTCCGGCTGCGCCGCGGCCCTCGACGCCCAGCACTACCTCGCAGACCTCGTCGGCGCGCAGGACTCGCCCACCGAGCTCGTCGAGGCCGTCGAAGCACTGGAGGCACGATGA
- the trxA gene encoding thioredoxin: MTVSTPVHATDDTFKSVVLESDVPVLVDFWAEWCGPCRLVAPVLDEIAADYAGRLTIAKVDTEENPQVTAAYGVVSIPLLNIYHRGELVRSIVGARPKRSLVEEIDAVLAEIG; this comes from the coding sequence ATGACCGTCTCGACCCCCGTCCACGCGACCGACGACACCTTCAAGAGCGTCGTCCTCGAGTCCGACGTCCCGGTCCTCGTGGACTTCTGGGCCGAGTGGTGCGGCCCGTGCCGCCTCGTGGCCCCGGTGCTCGACGAGATCGCGGCCGACTACGCCGGCCGGCTGACGATCGCCAAGGTCGACACCGAGGAGAACCCCCAGGTCACGGCCGCCTACGGCGTCGTGTCGATCCCGCTGCTCAACATCTACCACCGCGGCGAGCTCGTCCGGTCGATCGTCGGCGCACGGCCCAAGAGGTCGCTGGTCGAGGAGATCGACGCCGTCCTCGCCGAGATCGGCTGA